ttctaAAACAATTACCATACCATCAGACTGGCTACCTGTAAATTTGGACCGTGCGTCAGAACTATAGCCCGTCTCGGGCGGTTGGACGGGCCTAATTTCATACACTGGATTCATACATTCCTTGAAGAGGGGAAGGATGTTTGAGAAATCATTGCGGTATAAGGGCTGTCATattaataatgcaaacattGAACATTCGCATGCCCTTCGCATTCCCTTACgtcacagtttttacaagtaTAAGGTATTTCCGATAATTCCCCTCAGTAAGAGTATATGGTATGCCTTATGATATGCAATACTTACAACGAGGCAGTTGGGTAGAAGCGACAGACTTCATCGAACACCATATCGAAGTAATTCAGGTTCTGAACGGAGTTATATGTGATGTCACTCTGAAATGAATCAGTTACAAACTATAACACAATCTAACACCAGAATAATTAGCAAAACAGAGAGATTTGAAATTTTATGACAAAGTGAGTTTCGTGTATGCAGCTAAGAACACGACAGTGCGGAATAACTGGAAAATACGCTTGAATGACAGGGTAGACTAGAGGccaaggcgttcgctcgtcaagccaaaTATCTGAGTTCGAGTCGCCACATGGAGTCAGTGTGAGATGTCAATTTCTGGTGACTAATGTTACGGAAGCAGTGTGAAGCTACCTTCTCCCATTCGCATATTAATTAAAACACTGTCTACAGTATTATCTCAGCCTACCTGTCCCACTTTCTTTTCGATCTCTGAGGTGAGTTTCTTATGCACGTCCGGATGTACTGCGAGTATGTGACTGAAGAAGGCCAACACTGTGCTGGTAGTTTCGTATCCCGCCAGGAGGAAGGTCATACTCTGGGCCACGACCTCTCTGTCAGTCATTGGCTTCTTCAGGGGATCATTCTCGTTACCTCTGGCTTTATCGGGGAACAACATCATCTGCACAAGGTCCACTATGTTACTGTTTTCCTGAAAAAAAAGACACCCAGATATATTAATGTGGCCAGGTTAACATACAGTGAACATTGGGATGATGCATTACTTACTGGAATAGTGACGTCAGAGTAGCAGTATCACCCGAAAGAGTGTGAGATTAGATTCACGAAGACGTACCCCCATTTCTTTTCTGATGGTTATCACTTCCTTCATCTGGTTGCGCAACCAGACTACAGGATTCATACCAAAGATGACCACGAGGTTCTTGAGGAAGAACACCACGTAAGAGAGGAAAGGAAGAAACACTGCAAAACACGGAAGACAAGATTAAGTAAATGGTTAGGAATGCACAGTATTGCACAGTTTATCATAACAATAATATTACAGTTTAACTATACTGATATTAAATTTAGAATATTGTTCCATTTTAACATGAGGAAGATACTATCTTTAGTAAAACTTCAACACGTAACTTTTGGAGTACTTACTGACTAAGGGGAGGATGAGAGTCTTGGACAGAGTGTTGAACAAAGTCCTGATGTTGTTGAGGAAAGGGTCATTTGGGTCGGTCTGGGCGTCTGTACGGAGGCCAAAAGCGCACCTGCCGATGACGTCAAGGGTCAGACACTGGAAGGTACTGTAAATATCAAAGGACTCCCCGGATGCTGCCTTCTTTTCCAAGTTGTCAATCAGAATATCAGCAGTGTCCGTTATGATTGGAAACATCTGTGGCAACAGATGTAAAAAAGATGAGAATAATTATCAAACTAATGTTAAATTGTGTTCTGCAACTATGTGAACTTAAAAACATGTGTATGAACTAATATCATGAAATGTATAAACGCTTGCTTTGGGATGAAATTTATCATGCTTACCTGCTTCATTTTTCCAGAGCTGAATGCAGGTGTCAACAGGTTCCTACTCCGTTTCCATTGCTGACCGTTCTCAAGAAACAGCCCGAGACTCTTCCGGGGTGCTAGGGGGAATTGTTTACGGCACTGGAAGTTCTTGAAGTCCTTCACCAGAATTTGTTTGAGAAGGTCAGGGTCACTAACGGACATGACAGGAGTGTAACCCTCAAAGTAACCAAAGATGCGTCCATATTTCTTACTCCAGTCAACGGTAGCTTGAAACTGGCCTTTCTTCATGATTTCCATCAGATTTCCAGAGATGATAGAAGGCTCAGGACCAGGGATCCCTAGACGCTTGAACACGCTGAAGTGGCGCTTCATATGCCTTCAGAAAAAATACATCATGATTATATTTCAGATTCAAGTatcaggttttaaaagaaagaATAACAAACTAAACTGAAATGACTTTCAAAACAGCCCTAATTCATACGAATATTTTTCCCACCCGCTTCGTATAGCTATATCAATTATAAAATTATGTACACATAAAATAATAAAGTTATCATTTCTGTTCAAATACAAATAGACTAAGATAGATGGGAATGTGCCTTCATTTATATGCCATTCAAAAATGTAACAAGAGACGTTTGTCTTACCAGAGGAATCCAGCAAGGAGGACCACAAGGGTGAGTATTATCTCTATGAGCATCTTGTATAACGTCTTGTAGAATACAGGTTGTCGTGTGGCGAGATCCGGGGATGTTGGGCCTTATATACTGTCCCCGTATCCTTTCCCTAGTGTGAATACAGGAAGAGGGAGGAGTCTAAATGCCTATTCTTAGATTTTGCTCTCTACTGGAGAGGCCTCGGTTATCACAATGCGAAGATACTGTTCTAAAAACGGGGAAGCTTTAGACAGAATTAGACACCCTTAGACTAAGAATATTTACGACAAACTCCCATTATCGATTCAGATAATACCAGCTCGATATCTGTTCTTTCAGAAGTAGAGTCTATTTATGGAATCAATTTTATTTTCATCGATAATTAAGTCTTTTGCGTACTACCAACGTTAAAACAAAAGTGTCTGTGTGCCAATCGTGTCACGTATGAAGGGGCACTTATGACAAGAGATTTATACGTGTAAACATGCCACTCAAGCCAATCAGGTAAATTGTGTATGCTAAAGTGTAAGAGATCACGGTAACCCGCTAGGGGTACACGATGCAACAACATGCTCAATCGCTGGTATCTTATCGAGAACAAAATACCCCGAATCTTGCGTTCACTCAGGCTTCTGTAGGCTACACCTATCTATAACCTTAGTTAAAAAATACAGAACATTCGATATATATTTTTCGCAGCGATCAAAGTTATCTTCAATGAAAGTATTACTTCCTTCTAAGATTATTTCAAGATTTGAAAAGATATGAGTTCGAGTCTATGTAACACTTGTTACAATTATTTGCGTATAAAGTCTTAAACGTATTCGTGTCCGATCTATTTCTCCCTATGTTGTATTCTATTTTGCcttatttgtatttgtttacatcTAACTTAATGACACACCTATACTACATTTAATAGCTTAATTAAATAtttgggtttttgttgttgttgttgttgttttttggcaGGGAGAGAGGGGGTGGGGTTGTTTGGTTTTTATATTGGTTTTATATGATTGTCCTTATACATTTATGTGCATTGATAACTCCCTATAATGTTTGTAATATTAAAAGTTACATGAATAAAGACCGGAAGTGGATCAATTGCAAATTATTGATGTTGTTGTAAAACTGTCATGTATGGAAATGTGCACACGCCCCACGCCCCACGCCCCACGCCCCACGCCCCCTCACTAGCAGCTTGGACTAGCATTGTATTCCAAGTATGACGCAAATAGCCACCAAATAATAGCAGTGGAGACCATGCTTTACAATGATTCCTCGATGACATATGTATAATTATGTGCACGATATTGAACTCCTTCTAATAACTGGGTCACAGAGTTATTGAAATAGACCAAACTGTAATAAATACATATTGCCGGCCTGAAATATTTTATAGCCCAACCCAGTCAATAGGAAGCCATTGTGACGTTTGCATTCAGGTGTTGTTAAATCTATATTAAACCTGTATCTTCGGCAATGTACGTCATCATCAATCTATTGCATCTGTCCTTGATTGTTCTCGGGTTAAAACAGAGCATGATGGGTTAGAAATTAATTATATATGACTTCAATGTAACTGCGTGCTAGCAGAAACGGTTATACCGTTCTCTTTAAAAGTTTTATCTACCTAACTATTATACTTTAGGgtttcaacaaacaaatatgaGAAGCTATTAGCGATGCCACGCTGTGCATTTAAACGCATATTACGAAATTATGTACGGATTGAATAGACCtttgtttcaaacaaattacatctttatgaatgtaaatatattgaGGTTGATACCTACGAGGAGATTTAGCTTATAATTTAATATTTCAACTGTGCTGGATAGAGTCGTTAATATATCTCGCCCTTGTTTGGTGGATATTGAACTGTACGTGAAGATTAAGTAGTGTATAGAACTGTAACGTTCATGCAGGAATAGGCATGCCAACAGTAGTTATTTGATATCCTTGGGAAACTATAAACTGTCATACAAATGTTTTCCTATGGTCTCGGTGGTTCCCTCTtctgtggggtagccaagtggttaaagcgttcgctcgtcaagccgaagagccgagttcgattcctcacatgggtaggATTGGAAGATTGTTAaaacctaaactcacccactctgtTCTTGATCACactaatgacagtggcacaagtgTTGGCTTAGTGTATTTTACAAGCTCAGTACTGATAATGGTACAATTACTGATAGAGTGTGCAACTGTCACAATACTGACAATGGCACAAGCCGCAAACTATTCATATGGTGTGTAACTGTCACAATACTGACAGTGGCACAACTACTGATATAGTGTGTAACTGTCACAATACTGACAGTGGTACAACTATTTATGTAGTGTGTAACTGTCACAATACTGACAGTGGCACAACTACTGATATAGTGTGTAACTATCACAATACTGACAGTGGTACAACTATTTATATAGTGTGTAACTGTCACAATACTGACAGTGGCACAACTGTTAATATAGTTTGTAACTATCACAATACTGACAGTGGCACAACTAATGATACACCGTGTAACAATACTGTCAGTGGTACAACTATTGTTATGTATAGTGTGTGACTATGGTGATACTGACAATGGTGATGTAAGTGTTGATAAAGTGTGTATTTATCACAATAACGACAATGCTCTtgcgtatatactgcagtaATTTTACCTGTATCTTAATTGTATCACAATGTGGCCATGCTCGTCTTTGATCTTTGGTGActcatttctttttaaaattgtAACCCTTTTGtccttttgttttgttgtctgtGTCATAGTTCATAGACATGCGTGTGTGAACCAGCTTACACACTGATACTTCCATTTGAAGACCAGAGCTTGAATCATAGCTAAAATGTTCAAAAGTGGCGGGAGATAACGCTAGTCGTATTGGATATTGCGGTAGGCAGAATGTATTTCTGTAACGGGGTCAACAAGATGATAGAGATGAGAGATCCAAGTGTCAACAACCCAGCCTGTAAAGACAGAAATATGCTGAGAAATATAAAGAGTCAAGCAATTATTTATTGTCATTATATCAAACTGCACATATTCATATATGCATtacgactatacttgtcgtaagaggcgactaatgggatcgggtggtcagactcgctgacttggttgacacgtcatcgattcccagttgagcagatcgatggtcatgctgttgatcactggattgtctggtccagattcaattatttacagaccttaaaactaaactcactcactcgtatatACAAAAGATTATCGTATAATCTTCGATAGCGCGTATATGTTACAGATATGACGTTAAAGAGACACTACTGTCTTGTTTACATCATAAGTGCACTCAGTTGAAGAATCAGTATACTTCGGAATTGTGACAACTGTCCTTCAAACTACGCCAAACTGTGAATCATTTAAATCATCCAGTCAATAAGCATTCTACAGTTTAACACCAAAATTTAATTATGAAAAGTAAGGGTCTTCACGGCTTGGTGACAGTTTCGTCTTTCTCGACCATCGGCAAAGCTCGTCCTCTTGATATTCGGCAGGGTTTCTTTAATTAAGGAATCTGATGGAAACATGCATTATAAATTACTTTAGTAACTTTTTTACGCAGTAACGAGATTATCTAGCTGTATTTATAAATTTCTCGTGTATTTATGGCAATTGGATATGCCTGGTTTGGATGCTTTTGCTCACGCATTAAGTATGGTACCTGTAACTCATCTACTCGGGTTTTTCTTTTAACAGAACGGACAGTTCCgttgatttgggagcatttcaGCGCCGGTTGCTTTCTCCTTGCGCCAGGTACTTTCTCCATGCGCCATTTGTGAAACCCATGGAACTCATCCATCAATGTCTATCCATAAATTAGACCTTGGAACTCTGGATCTATCGCCTGGCATCGCTAGACGTTGTGGTGTTACTGGGAGGTCAGGACGAAACTCAGTATTAAGGGGCAATGTTTACACTGTACTGACTTAGTACTGGTAACCCGGATCACAATTACTTTTCCAAGGTCAGTATTTTATACCCATGATTTATGTATCTCATTATTATCCAAGGGTAACCAATTTTAATGCTACAACATAATATGCTCAAACGTGACCGCTTACCAACTAACAATGCCAAAGAAATCTCTATCAGCATTATTTTAACTGGACGTCTGACCAGGGAAGTCACAAAATATTCGCAACTATCTATGTTTAACTATCGCTTCCATTAACGATACAGTACACCTTCATATCATCCTAGACAGATCGAAGTATGTCAAGGTCAGTGACTCGTTTCTTACAGCCGCCGTTACAATAGACAGGAGACATGGATCATTCATGGAGATGTCATTCTGGATCCGTGACCTACTCGGGGTTGTCGCACGAATGGTGCATGTAATATAATATATTCGTAGCATACAAATGTCGTCAATAATTCTGTTATTCTTGTTGGCGTCGTACATTGCCTGCAGGTGTTACATACCAAGCATTCGCGGGAGTGTTTACAAAGCCACGATGATTAATTGATAAGCCATGTTGTGTACTAGTCGTTCAACACAGGCAATTACTTTCGCTCCGGTGAAATTTTAATATACCATGTCTCGTCTTCATGTAAAACTCTTTATAATGTTCAAGCAAGTCGAAAGACTTATTTAGAGCAGAAAAACCAGTAATAAACCCATATCCCTAGTGGTTTTCAACCGTTCATCCATGCCCAAAAGGCTCGGTTGTGCATGAAAAGTAGGTTGTAATCTTGGAATTCAAATTCAAGGTAATGTTCTAAGGTTTCAGACAGGCTTGAACAGATGaagttgtgtgtgtttgcgttAAACAATTCATCAATACTACGATTGTGTGACACTTTCTGAAaatgactcgtgaaggtcccggggtagaataggccttcagcaacccatgcttgccataaaagacgaatATGcacgtcgtaagaggcgactaacgggatcggatggccaggtttgctgacttgactgacacatgtcagatcgatggtcatgctgttgatcactggattgtctggtccagactcgatcatttacagaccgccgccatatggctagaatattgccgagtgcggcttaaaactaaactcactcactcactttctgaaATTAATCTAGTCTGAATTTGACAAACCATAGATTGATATGATCAACGACCGACCCCATCGGGACATTTTGCTACAATAACAACATGCTACTGAACCATTGGCGGGATCCTTTTGTCATGAAAATTTATTGAATTCAAAACCCCGCATCCGCCCCTGTGAACCCACTACCCACTACCCTATCCACCTCATCATTCACTAAtatcgcctcttatggcaagaatgggttacgGAGTACCAAGTCGTACCCGGAACCGCCAAAGAATGTAACTTCATTTGACGCGTTTATCATATAGTAAACACAGGCGAGAG
The nucleotide sequence above comes from Haliotis asinina isolate JCU_RB_2024 chromosome 5, JCU_Hal_asi_v2, whole genome shotgun sequence. Encoded proteins:
- the LOC137284236 gene encoding cytochrome P450 3A11-like, with amino-acid sequence MLIEIILTLVVLLAGFLWHMKRHFSVFKRLGIPGPEPSIISGNLMEIMKKGQFQATVDWSKKYGRIFGYFEGYTPVMSVSDPDLLKQILVKDFKNFQCRKQFPLAPRKSLGLFLENGQQWKRSRNLLTPAFSSGKMKQMFPIITDTADILIDNLEKKAASGESFDIYSTFQCLTLDVIGRCAFGLRTDAQTDPNDPFLNNIRTLFNTLSKTLILPLVMFLPFLSYVVFFLKNLVVIFGMNPVVWLRNQMKEVITIRKEMGENSNIVDLVQMMLFPDKARGNENDPLKKPMTDREVVAQSMTFLLAGYETTSTVLAFFSHILAVHPDVHKKLTSEIEKKVGQSDITYNSVQNLNYFDMVFDEVCRFYPTASLIVTRRAAKTKTYNGVTIPADMNVHANVWALHHDEEFWESPETFDPERFSNEKKSATAGYTFLPFGAGPRACIGMRFAILEAKITLAKILQKFTIQKAEDTKLNLQLEARGAIVPKEEVKVKLMRKSCDAGNRRRG